In Rhodococcus qingshengii JCM 15477, the sequence ATCTCCCTCGGATCGGCCGAGGAGCGCAGAATGGAAACGAGAGTGGCGCTCAATGGGCCGCGGGCCTGTGGAACAGGCATGGAAGTGGGCACACCAGTGGCCGAATCGAGAACTGAAGAGGACATATGACCGCGTTTCCCGAATCGTCATCTGCCGAAACACCGAGTGTTCCCGGTAACAACACCACCATAACCGCCTGCACGGACGGCCCGCTGCTGGTGCGTGGTGACTTCGAGTTGCTCCGTGAAGACGGCACTCCGATAGAGAACAAGCGCTCTACGGTTGCATTGTGTCGATGTGGGCGGACCGGCATCGCGCCGTTCTGCGACAGCTCCCACAAGAAGAAGCGGGCGCGAGCGACGTAACCGGTGCCAATTGGGAACAAGCCCGACCCGTGAACCAAGACGACCCGGAAACCAAGAAAAGGCTGGATGCCGGCACCATGCGGTGCAGCGTCCAGCCTTTTCAGTCTGAAGTCAGACTGGGATCGAACTCAGATGGCGCGAACGTTCTGAGCCTGGGGGCCCTTCTGGCCCTGTCCGATCTCGAACTCGACCTTCTGGCCCTCGTCGAGGGACTTGTAGCCGCTGCCCTGGATCTCCGAGTAGTGAACGAACACATCCGGTCCGCCACCTTCCTGCTCGATGAATCCGAAGCCCTTTTCACCGTTGAACCACTTGACACTGCCCTGAGCCATAACCAAATTCTCCTGGATCCATCGAGCCGAGCCCTCCCATCGAGAGTCCGGTCTCACACCTGATCCTGCCATGCTCTTCTTTTTCTGTCTCCAATTACATGCATGGCGAGTTGCAGTATTTGACGGCTTTGTCCCGTTCCGGGACCACGTCGGAAGCAGGTGATTGTTCAACTATGCGCGTTTACCTGCTGTGATGTATTCGTCCCTTCGATGCAGCGCGAAATGACAACACCTGTGTTAAATCTGGATTCGCGGCGCAGAATGCCACCCCGATACCGAGGAGGGGACCAAATACCCAACTCGATCGGGGTCGAGATCAGTCCGAATCGTCGGGTTTGGTGTGCCCGTCGAACGTCACATGGATGTTCTCGTGGGGAACCGCGCGTTGTGCTTTTGCTTGATCGGCGAAGGTGCGCCGATCGCCTTCGATGAGTTCGGTGTTGTCGGTGAACGGAGCCAACAACGCCCGCGGATGGAGTTTGTCGACTCGCACGACGTTGATTTCCGCACACATGACGATCGAGGCTGCAGCGAGGAACAAGAAGGCCAACAAACCCAGAACGATGGCAAAGACGCCATTGGTGGTGGAGGCACCCCGCACCACAGAGGTCACATAGAGGGCACCGAAGGACTGAAGTGCTTGCCAGAGAACAGCAGCGGCGATCGCTCCAGGTGCCACATCGGCTACCGAGAGCGGGCGGGCGCAGGTGAGCCGGAAAGCGACGATGAAGATGCCCGCATTCAAGACGACTACCGCAAGGGTCAGTAGGAAGCTGAACGAACCGCCCAGATGAAGCGCACCGCCGATGTTGGAGACAGCGGTGGTCCCCAAGATCGCGAGACCGATCGTGCCGAGGAGTAGTAGCCCTTGGAGACGCCCGCGGATGGGATCCGGTCGCATGTTTCGGGGCACCGACCACACCGTGTTCATCGCGTTCTGGCAAGCCAGAGCGACACCGAGGCCACCGTAGAGACCACCGACGATTCCGATCACCAGACCCGTGACACCGCCGCCGATCTGTTGCGCATTGCCCAGGTCGTCACCGATCACCGGAAACTGATGCAGCGCGGAGTCCAAGATCTGTTGCTGAAGCTCAGGGTTGCCCGACAGCACGAAGCCGAGAATGGTCGAGAGCAACAGAAGAAGAGGAAAGAGCGAGACGAAGCCATAGTAAGCGATCAGCGCGGCTAGATAAACACCTTGATCGTCGAGGAACTTGTAGAGGACCGCTATCGGGAACCCCAGGGCCGGATGCTTCTGTTGCAAGGCATCGAGGCGCTTGGCGATTGTCATTCTCGGTCTCTCTCAGCTCGTCGGACAGCCCGACGAACCTTAGTCGCTGCGAGCGCCCGGCGCTCGACGCCGGTGCAGCCGTCGCGTCAGGAGGCTTCGAGTGACTTCTCTGCTTCGTCGAGCGCGCGCATTGCTCCCTCGACAGAGTTGGTGACCGGGAATTCCTCTTCCGCCCGTGCCGCGCGAAGCAAGCGTCGAAGCGGGTGTGACCCGATCGCGGCCCACTGGAAGTCGTTGGCTCGCGAACGGGAGTTCAGCTCGGCGAACAGTTCGAGGCAGACCGCACCGACGAACAGTGAGTTGGACAAGTCCAGAATGACGCGAGACCACTCCGCAGCGTACGAGTTGAGAAGTTCTCGTAGTGCTGGGGCGGAGAGTTTGTCGAGGTCGACCTCGACCTGGATCAGGACTGTCGAGGGCGCTATCCGCCAGGCCGCGAAACCATGCGTTTCCACGATCGGCCCCAATTGTGTTGAGGGATCGATGGAATCGATCGGTGTGTGGTCGAGTTCATTCAGATTCATGGCAGATCCGGTCTGTGTGCTTTCATCGAAAGGCTGACGACCGATCTGGCGGCGCGGAAAGTTAATGCGTCCAGGCGTGGAAAGCTTTAGAGCTCAATGGAAATGAACAGTACAGATGTGCGCAGGAAATGCTCACCTGATCCAGAGCCTTGATGCGAACCGAGCGCCAGTGGCTTCAACCCCGGCTGTATTCTCAACCTCGGTACCGTTCAGTGTAGCTCGAGGGCGTGAATCGGTCCAGGTGAGAGGTCGAATATTAAGCGGTGCAATGTTTTTGGTCGACGCTTCGGTATGGTGGAAGATCAGCGTCACCGGACGAAGGGAATCAGATGAACGACCGCGATGCACTCACGGCCATCTCGACCAAGCTCGACACACTGATCGGCGCGGAGACCAACGGTTTGCGGGACGAGGTTCCGCCCGGTTCCAGTGTGCAGCGCACCGAGCAGGACGGCGAGCACGGCCGGTGGGGGCACGATTACCGCCTCGCCAACAAGTATCTCGAGGCCCTCGACATCGGCCAGCCCGGTCTCATCGATCGAGACGAGCTGGAACGTCTTGCACAGGAATACATCTGATCCTCGAGACGTACCTTCAGAAGATTTCACCCATCTCGGTGCGTAGCTGCTTCAGTGACTGAGTGAGGATTCTGGATACATGCATCTGAGAGATGCCGACCTTTTCGGCAATCTGGGATTGGGTGAGATGGCCGAAGAATCTGAGAACGACGATCGTGCGCTCGCGCTCCGGTAGTGCCAGGAGCGCGGGCCGCAGGGTTTCGTGATTGTCGATCCGACTGATCGCTTCGTCGTACTGTCCCAAAGTGTCTATCAGAGTCAGACCACTCCCGTCGCCGGCGGAAGCGGTGTCGAGCGGTGTGGTTCGGTACGAATTACCGGCGGTCAAACCTTGTTCGACCTCGTCCGGTTCGATGTCGAGTTCCTTGGCGAGTTCCGCGACTGTCGGTGCACGTCCGAGCGTCTGGGACAAAGTCGTGAGCGCCCGGTTGAGGGCAAGGTGCCGTTCCTGAAGGCTACGAGGCACTCGCACGGACCAGCCGTGATCGCGAAAATGCTTGCGAACCTCACCCATGACGGTCGGGACGGCGAACGAGAGGAAATCCGATCCTTTGTCGACGTCGAATCGCTGCACGGCCTGTATGAGCCCGACGCGAGCAACTTGCTCCAAGTCCTCGAAAGGCTGGCCACGCCCCTGGTATCGGCGAGCGACGTGTGTGGCCAGGGGTAGGCATAGTT encodes:
- a CDS encoding CDGSH iron-sulfur domain-containing protein, which encodes MTAFPESSSAETPSVPGNNTTITACTDGPLLVRGDFELLREDGTPIENKRSTVALCRCGRTGIAPFCDSSHKKKRARAT
- a CDS encoding cold-shock protein, whose protein sequence is MAQGSVKWFNGEKGFGFIEQEGGGPDVFVHYSEIQGSGYKSLDEGQKVEFEIGQGQKGPQAQNVRAI
- a CDS encoding YihY/virulence factor BrkB family protein, giving the protein MTIAKRLDALQQKHPALGFPIAVLYKFLDDQGVYLAALIAYYGFVSLFPLLLLLSTILGFVLSGNPELQQQILDSALHQFPVIGDDLGNAQQIGGGVTGLVIGIVGGLYGGLGVALACQNAMNTVWSVPRNMRPDPIRGRLQGLLLLGTIGLAILGTTAVSNIGGALHLGGSFSFLLTLAVVVLNAGIFIVAFRLTCARPLSVADVAPGAIAAAVLWQALQSFGALYVTSVVRGASTTNGVFAIVLGLLAFLFLAAASIVMCAEINVVRVDKLHPRALLAPFTDNTELIEGDRRTFADQAKAQRAVPHENIHVTFDGHTKPDDSD
- a CDS encoding STAS domain-containing protein, which produces MNLNELDHTPIDSIDPSTQLGPIVETHGFAAWRIAPSTVLIQVEVDLDKLSAPALRELLNSYAAEWSRVILDLSNSLFVGAVCLELFAELNSRSRANDFQWAAIGSHPLRRLLRAARAEEEFPVTNSVEGAMRALDEAEKSLEAS
- a CDS encoding SigB/SigF/SigG family RNA polymerase sigma factor, whose translation is MTAVPPDKKDQYETAVELFVSMASLPPNDPSREKITTSIIELCLPLATHVARRYQGRGQPFEDLEQVARVGLIQAVQRFDVDKGSDFLSFAVPTVMGEVRKHFRDHGWSVRVPRSLQERHLALNRALTTLSQTLGRAPTVAELAKELDIEPDEVEQGLTAGNSYRTTPLDTASAGDGSGLTLIDTLGQYDEAISRIDNHETLRPALLALPERERTIVVLRFFGHLTQSQIAEKVGISQMHVSRILTQSLKQLRTEMGEIF